In Rutidosis leptorrhynchoides isolate AG116_Rl617_1_P2 chromosome 2, CSIRO_AGI_Rlap_v1, whole genome shotgun sequence, one genomic interval encodes:
- the LOC139889897 gene encoding protein LIGHT-DEPENDENT SHORT HYPOCOTYLS 1-like, whose amino-acid sequence MGWSIPLIPMIPKRLSLLVPIAVLPSGFGTNSHTSFLSNSVNSSVIASTQSLLANASNTSLGSSSNNSSSSSSSPSRYESQKRRDWDTFGQYLRNNKPPLCFPTFNPSHVLEFLHYLDQFGKTKIHIQTCPYFGVPNPPTACPCPFRQAWGSLDALVGRLRAAYDEHGGNPEINPFGAPEVRRFLREVRDFQAKSRGISYEKKRKRPKKKDGEDYQEP is encoded by the exons ATGGGGTGGAGTATACCGTTAATTCCAATGATACCAAAAAGGCTCTCGTTATTGG tgccaattgcagttttaccatcaggttttggaaccaactcccatacatcattcctttcaaattctgtcaactcttcagtcatagcctcaacccaatcattgttAGCCAATGCTTCAAATACATCTTTGGGTTCG TCATCAAATaactcatcatcctcatcatcttcACCGAGCCGATACGAAAGCCAAAAGCGTCGAGATTGGGATACATTTGGGCAGTATTTAAGAAACAACAAGCCACCACTTTGTTTTCCAACATTTAACCCTAGTCATGTTCTTGAGTTTTTGCattatcttgatcagtttggaaagacTAAAATTCATATCCAAACATGTCCTTATTTTGGTGTACCAAATCCACCTACAGCCTGCCCTTGTCCCTTTAGACAAGCTTGGGGCAGTCTTGATGCACTTGTTGGCCGCCTTCGGGCAGCTTATGATGAACATGGTGGGAACCCAGAAATTAACCCGTTCGGTGCACCTGAAGTGAGGCGGTTTTTGAGAGAGGTTCGTGATTTTCAAGCGAAATCGAGAGGGATTAGTTACGAGAAGAAGCGAAAACGTCCTAAGAAAAAGGATGGAGAAGATTACCAGGAACCCTAA